A region from the Salvia splendens isolate huo1 chromosome 15, SspV2, whole genome shotgun sequence genome encodes:
- the LOC121766845 gene encoding uncharacterized protein LOC121766845, giving the protein MQSTRLNALSSSLGGGIKGGNQRSSSPHNPENPKFSPSTIITPSSPSRFIGPLQYVNPVYIRRVDSILRSFPTDGDPTEVYNALKAHLGISWSKDPAPPPPTEGLPRPSDPSFRQKEAEFNLPTTIEEDSIPRRTRHQAMNQLLFEAGGSRQQMDEEKTRTAAEASKTLKNSQMRTEQKEGKRKKKYPSSSKEGSKDHHINQGEDVQHGDPVNNKLDRLLDRFDKLDVWRDETDRRFENLEAPSAREVEPPSRQGDWEEYEELDVRGKRPWDRGLRPHRAPVGWEPARVDSGRSRLNGFNQAFDRPPSCWDPPQRFASRESPFDRTERVKMAAPRFDGSDATNWVSQVQFYFNHLMMPDAQRLHYAVMLFDPPASEWVFNYCAKNEVVTWQEFLDDVRHRFDRQSFQDYFGLIAKLTQTGTVLEYHDTFEKYLNRIQGVPEKQLFTLFVAGLKPDMKERLSLHRPSSLAAAMALTLELVDSHPDRQQPQMTARRPWQPWDSRTPTASNPTQSSAETPVGQPQQTAQGRPPIHARLPQIRVSQAEKAERAKLGLCYFCPDKWVVGHVCKQRLLYYADDPVDVEDEDLENIPTEDFEDTEVAHVHTMNGGRRSRPLNVLGTIQDREVSVLIDTGSDRDFLHPHIAEGLHLPIDHIRPFRVIVGNGEALLCTHVSKQTKLDIQGTTFLVDLHILPVHGPDVILGMDWLESLGPITADFADKKLTFFQGNCQVVLQGILPPPRRATLHLLASLVPPREGHDIFELLLLDPEAVQGGATASEDFPVGLPSGIVEVLTKFRTVFSLPTGMPPKRPFDHRVHLLPGTRPINVRPYRYPYFQKNEIERQVKDMLEQGIIQRSNSPFSSPVLLIWKKDGTFRFCIDYRALNSATTPDHFPIPTADELFDELGKARVFTKLDLRSGYHQIRMHDADIFKTAFRTHDGHFEFLVMPFGLTNAPSTFQAAMNAIFQPMLRKFVIIFFDDILVYSPSEEAHGQHLAEVLSVLKKNDFFVKLSKCSFCSTTVEYLGHLISEGLLKADPGKITAMTAWHTPKSVKELRGFLGLTGYYRRFIAGYAMIAAPLTELLKKDSFRWSPEANESFMNLKTAMSSAPVLRLPDFERQFCIETDASDLGIGAVLLQDGHPIAYFSKKLGPRRRVASTYHKELYAIVEAVQKWRQYLLGREFVIRSDQKSLKELLQQIVQTPDQQLYVRKLMGYKFTIEYKKGSTNRAADALSRRAETTKGEPPVDAAGGDFAGEQADGALLAAAACPVPQLINLLRRETASSPEMRELTKDIKEGRAQPHLSYVDGLVYYKRRIFVGSRSSAHTPILTEYHCSQSTGYPGFERTLQRVTAEFYWPKMKKEIRRFVEACVVCQTTKYSTQKPAGLLQPLPIPSQVWEDVSMDFITGLPPSRGYTAVMVVVDRLSTYAHFAALPTRFDALRVAHLFVNTVVRHHGFPKTLVSDRDSVFLNKIWEEIMRLSGTKLNFSTAYHPQSDGQTEVRNRGLEQYLRAFARDQPSKWTNFLPWAELALNCFYHAGLGMSPFKALYGRDPPSLVFAPPSAATPATVADLIRQRNQLLVQLHENLARAQQRMRDSANRHRRNLEFVVGDKVLLKLQPYRQHSVARPL; this is encoded by the exons ATGCAGAGCACTCGACTCAATGCCCTCTCTTCATCTTTAGGAGGTGGTATTAAGGGTGGTAATCAGAGATCCTCGTCGCCACACAATCCAGAAAATCCTAAATTCTCCCCATCAACCATCATAACACCATCGTCACCTTCCAGATTTATAGGTCCACTCCAATATGTAAATCCGGTTTACATCAGGCGTGTGGACTCCATACTCAGAAGTTTCCCCACCGACGGTGATCCCACGGAGGTCTACAACGCCCTTAAAGCCCATCTAGGAATTTCTTGGTCTAAGGACCCTGCTCCGCCACCACCAACAGAGGGGCTGCCTCGTCCCAGTGATCCATCTTTTCGACAAAAGGAGGCGGAATTTAACCTTCCAACGACCATAGAAGAAGACTCCATCCCAAGAAGAACGCGCCATCAGGCAATGAACCAGCTGCTTTTTGAAGCTGGAGGTTCAAGACAACAAATGGATGAGGAGAAAACCAGGACAGCCGCGGAAGCAAGCAAGACTCTGAAGAACAGCCAGATGAGAACAGAGCAAAAGGAagggaagagaaaaaaaaagtatccTTCCTCCTCCAAAGAAGGGTCAAAGGATCACCATATCAACCAAG GGGAAGACGTCCAGCATGGGGACCCTGTTAACAATAAATTAGACCGGCTGTTGGATCGGTTCGACAAATTGGATGTGTGGAGGGATGAGACGGATCGGAGATTTGAAAATCTGGAGGCGCCTTCCGCACGCGAGGTAGAACCCCCTTCGCGCCAGGGCGATTGGGAGGAGTATGAGGAGTTGGACGTAAGGGGCAAAAGACCATGGGACCGTGGGCTCAGGCCACACCGCGCACCGGTCGGCTGGGAACCAGCGAGGGTTGACTCAGGCCGTTCGCGACTTAACGGGTTTAATCAAGCGTTTGATCGCCCCCCGTCCTGTTGGGACCCCCCCCAACGATTTGCATCGCGCGAATCACCCTTCGACAGGACCGAGAGGGTGAAGATGGCGGCACCACGATTCGATGGCTCGGACGCTACCAATTGGGTGTCCCAGGTCCAGTTTTATTTTAATCATCTGATGATGCCGGACGCACAGCGCTTACACTACGCAGTAATGTTGTTCGACCCACCAGCGTCGGAATGGGTTTTTAATTATTGCGCAAAAAATGAAGTTGTCACGTGGCAGGAGTTCTTGGATGATGTGCGCCATCGTTTTGATAGACAGAGCTTTCAAGACTACTTCGGTCTAATTGCGAAGTTGACACAGACCGGTACGGTGCTCGAGTATCATGACACGTTTGAGAAGTACCTTAACCGGATTCAAGGCGTTCCGGAGAAACAGCTCTTCACGCTGTTCGTGGCCGGTTTAAAGCCGGATATGAAGGAAAGGTTGAGTCTACATCGCCCGTCGTCCCTAGCCGCGGCGATGGCCTTAACCTTGGAACTGGTAGACTCGCACCCCGATCGACAACAGCCACAGATGACAGCTCGTCGCCCGTGGCAACCTTGGGATAGTCGCACTCCGACGGCCTCGAACCCCACCCAGTCTTCGGCCGAGACCCCCGTAGGTCAACCGCAGCAGACAGCTCAGGGGCGGCCTCCCATCCACGCTCGTCTCCCTCAAATCCGGGTGTCCCAGGCTGAAAAAGCAGAACGGGCGAAGCTGGGCCTCTGCTACTTCTGCCCGGATAAGTGGGTCGTGGGGCACGTTTGCAAGCAGCGACTACTCTATTATGCAGATGATCCCGTCGACGTGGAGGACGAGGATTTAGAGAACATCCCGACTGAGGACTTCGAGGATACAGAGGTAGCGCATGTCCACACGATGAATGGCGGCCGACGGTCGCGGCCTTTGAATGTGCTGGGCACCATCCAGGACCGGGAAGTAAGTGTTTTGATTGATACGGGGAGTGATCGGGATTTTCTCCACCCGCATATCGCGGAGGGATTGCACCTACCGATTGATCATATTCGGCCGTTTAGGGTGATTGTGGGGAATGGCGAGGCACTGCTTTGCACGCACGTATCGAAGCAGACAAAATTGGACATACAAGGAACCACATTCTTGGTGGATCTACACATTTTGCCGGTACACGGACCGGACGTGATattggggatggactggctcgAGTCCTTGGGACCAATCACTGCAGACTTCGCGGATAAGAAGCTTACTTTCTTTCAGGGGAATTGCCAGGTGGTGCTGCAGGGTATATTACCCCCACCCCGCCGCGCTACTCTCCATCTGTTGGCATCATTAGTGCCGCCACGTGAGGGGCACGACATCTTCGAACTGTTGTTACTGGACCCAGAAGCTGTTCAAGGCGGGGCCACAGCGAGCGAGGATTTTCCGGTGGGCCTACCAtcgggtatagtggaggtattGACAAAATTCAGGACGGTTTTTAGCTTGCCGACGGGGATGCCCCCCAAGCGCCCTTTCGACCACCGGGTTCATCTGTTGCCGGGTACGAGACCCATCAACGTGCGGCCTTACCGCTATCCTTACTTTCAGAAGAATGAGATTGAGCGGCAGGTGAAGGACATGCTTGAACAGGGCATCATTCAACGAAGCAACAGCCCGTTCTCGTCTCCAGTACTTCTTATCtggaagaaggatgggacgttCCGCTTCTGCATTGATTACCGGGCCTTGAATAGCGCCACCACTCCGGATCATTTTCCGATCCCAACGGCAGATGAACTCTTTGACGAGCTGGGCAAGGCTCGAGTTTTCACTAAATTGGATCTGCGTTCGGGATACCACCAAATCAGAATGCATGATGCGGACATTTTCAAGACGGCTTTCCGCACTCATGATGGCCACTTTGAGTTTCTGGTCATGCCGTTCGGCCTCACAAATGCACCATCGACGTTTCAGGCAGCGATGAACGCGATTTTTCAACCAATGCTCCGGAAGTTTGTTATCATCTTCTTCGATGACATTTTAGTCTACAGCCCGTCGGAGGAGGCGCACGGGCAGCACCTGGCCGAGGTACTCTCCGTGCTTAAGAAAAACGACTTCTTCGTAAAGCTTTCGAAGTGCTCGTTTTGCAGCACCACGGTGGAATATCTAGGGCATCTGATCAGCGAGGGCCTTTTAAAGGCCGATCCGGGAAAGATTACCGCAATGACGGCGTGGCATACGCCTAAGTCAGTCAAGGAGCTTAGGGGATTTTTGGGGCTGACAGGATACTACCGTCGCTTTATTGCGGGGTATGCCATGATTGCGGCTCCGTTGACCGAGCTACTCAAGAAGGATTCCTTCCGTTGGTCCCCGGAGGCAAATGAGAGTTTTATGAACTTGAAGACAGCGATGTCGTCGGCCCCGGTTCTACGTCTACCCGACTTCGAACGCCAATTTTGTATAGAGACCGACGCGTCGGATCTAGGCATCGGGGCAGTATTGTTGCAAGATGGCCATCCTATAGCCTACTTCAGCAAGAAACTGGGACCCCGACGTCGGGTGGCGTCAACGTATCACAAGGAATTGTACGCCATCGTAGAGGCGGTACAAAAATGGCGACAGTATCTCTTGGGCCGTGAATTCGTGATTAGAAGCGATCAAAAGAGCTTGAAAGAATTGCTACAACAAATCGTTCAGACCCCGGATCAACAGCTTTATGTGAGGAAATTAATGGGGTACAAGTTCACGATCGAATACAAAAAGGGGTCGACCAACCGCGCGGCTGACGCATTGTCACGCCGCGCAGAGACGACCAAGGGTGAGCCTCCGGTTGATGCAGCGGGCGGGGACTTCGCTGGGGAGCAGGCTGACGGAGCTCTGCTGGCAGCAGCCGCCTGCCCAGTTCCACAGCTTATCAACCTATTGCGGCGCGAGACGGCCTCGTCTCCAGAAATGCGGGAATTGACCAAGGACATTAAGGAGGGTCGCGCCCAGCCTCATTTATCGTACGTAGACGGGTTAGTCTACTACAAGAGGCGCATATTTGTGGGGTCCCGGTCATCCGCGCACACACCGATACTGACTGAATATCATTGCTCACAGTCGACGGGATACCCGGGCTTTGAACGAACGCTGCAGAGAGTGACGGCCGAGTTCTACTGGCCAAAGATGAAGAAAGAGATCCGTCGTTTCGTCGAGGCATGTGTGGTCTGCCAGACCACCAAATATTCTACTCAAAAACCGGCGGGTTTGCTACAACCTCTACCGATCCCTTCTCAGGTTTGGGAGGATGTATCGATGGATTTCATTACGGGACTGCCACCCTCGCGGGGCTACACGGCCGTAATGGTCGTCGTGGATCGTCTATCTACGTACGCCCACTTTGCGGCCTTACCAACGCGGTTCGATGCACTACGGGTGGCACATTTGTTTGTGAATACGGTGGTCCGACACCATGGGTTTCCCAAGACATTGGTTTCAGATCGCGATTCGGTATTCCTAAATAAGATTTGGGAGGAAATCATGCGCCTAAGTGGGACCAAGCTGAACTTTTCAACGGCATACCACCCTCAGTCGGATGGCCAGACGGAGGTGCGAAATAGGGGGCTCGAGCAGTATCTGCGCGCCTTCGCGAGGGACCAACCGTCGAAGTGGACGAACTTCTTGCCGTGGGCGGAGCTGGCTCTTAATTGCTTCTATCATGCGGGCCTAGGCATGTCGCCTTTTAAGGCGTTATACGGGAGAGACCCGCCAAGCTTAGTCTTTGCGCCTCCATCGGCCGCGACGCCGGCCACCGTGGCGGATTTGATACGCCAGCGGAATCAGTTGTTGGTGCAGCTTCATGAGAACTTGGCCCGCGCACAGCAGCGGATGCGTGACTCGGCGAACAGGCATCGGCGAAACCTAGAGTTTGTGGTAGGGGATAAGGTGTTGCTCAAACTCCAGCCTTATCGACAGCATTCCGTCGCACGTCCGTTGTAG